AGCAGCGAAGCGGGGGCTTGTCCAGTCATTCGGCCACGCTCCGGGGAAGCCTGGGGATCTTCTCCAACAGGCTGCGGGTGTACGGGTGGCGGGGGTTGGAGAACAAGGCGTCGGTGTCGCCGACCTCGACCACCAGCCCGTCTTTCATGACGATCACCCGGTCGACCAGGCCCGCCACCAGCGCGAGGTCGTGCGTGATGAAGATCATGGCCGCGCCGACGAACTCCCTGGCCTCCTCGAGCGTGTCCAAGACCCGCGCCTGGACCGTGACGTCCAGCGCGGTGGTCGGCTCGTCGGCAATGATGAGCTTCGGCTCCGCCACAATGGCCAGGCCGATTACCACCCGCTGCCGCATGCCGCCGGATAGCTCATGCGGGTATTGGTAGAGGCGCTGCTCGGGGTTGCCAATGCCGACACGGTTCAACACGTCGACGGCCCGCTCCTTGATTTGCTGGTCCCGCAGCTTGGCCGGGCTGAGCGCCTGCATGGTCTCCTTGAAGTGGTGGAAGACCGTCAGCACGGGGTTCAAGCTGGTCATCGGGTCCTGCAGGATGATGCTGATCTTCCGGCCCCTGACCGTCTGCCAGCCGGCGTAGTCAAGGCCTCCCAGGACCTGGCCGTCAAAGGTGATGCGCCCTGAGACCTCCGCGCCCGCCGGCAGCAAACCCACCACGGAGGAGACTGTGACGGTCTTCCCGGAACCGGACTCGCCGACCAGGGCGACCACCTCGCCGGGTTCCAGCTTCAGCGACAAGTCGTCAACCGCGACCACGCCCTCGTGGGGGAACTCCACCCGCAGGTGGTCGATCTCCAGCACCGGTCCCCCGGCGCCTCCGGCCCCGACGGCATCGCCGACGCCACCAGCCTCACCGGCGCTCTTGGACGCGGCGGAGCGCTCCACAGAAACGGCGGGAACCACCGGCGCCGCGGCAGCGGCTTTTGCCGGCGCCCGGCCGGCCCCCCGCGCACGGCCAGCGCGTTTCCTCAAGTAGTTGTTGGTGGCGCGATGCGGATTGAGGGCTTGCCGGATCGACTCGCCGAGGAAGTTGATCGCCAGCACGAACACGATGATCGCGAGCCCGGGGAAGTAGAACATCCAGGGCCTGGTCATGGCGGAGTCTTTGGCGTTGGACACCAGAAGGCCCAGGGAGGTGTCGGGGGCGCGAATCCCGAAGCCGAGGAAGGACAAACCGGATTCGGCGAGTACGGCCGTGCCGATCAGCAGGGTCACGGAAACGATCACCTGGTCCAGGACGTTCGGCAGCACATGCCGAACCAGGATCCGAAGGTTCGAGGAGCCCATCAAGATGGCCGCGTCCACATAGAGTTCGTTCCGGACGGCGGTGGAGACCCCGCGGACCAGCCGAGCCATGGAGGTCCACAAGAGCGCGGCCAGCACCAGCGACAGCGTCAACGTTGACACGCCCACCCCCGACAAACGGGATCCCAGGAAGCTGGCCAGCGCCATGGACGGGATGGTCAAGATCAAGTCCACGATCCGCATGATCACGTTGTCCACGGCCCCGCCCCGGAATCCGGCCACCATGCCGCCGACAACGCCCAAGATTGTGGCGGGGATGGCGACCATGAACGCGATCGACAGCGACTGCCGCAGACCGCGCAACACCAGCGCGAGCATGTCGTGGCCCAACACGTCGGTCCCGAACGGATGCACGGGGGAAGGCGGCTGGTTCGGGTCGGGCGTGATGTCGGCGTAGCCGTACTTCCAAAGCGGGCCCAAGAGCGCGGCCAGAACCATTGCCAGCACAACCGCCAAGGCGATGATGGCGACCGGGTTGCGCAGGAAGCGGCGCCGGGCGACCGCCCAAGACGACATGGACCGCTGGTCGCTGGCGGCCCGAACGGAAGGCGTGTCAGACATGTCCGCTCCTGCGCATCCTGGGGTCGAGGAACCGGTAGGCGATGTCCGTCAACAGGTTGAAGAGCACCACGGCGGACGCTGACACCATCAGCCAGCCCAGCACGGTGTTGACGTCGGAGCGCCGCAGGGCGTCCAGCAGCAGGGCGCCCATGCCGTTCCATTGAAAGACCGTCTCGGTGATGATCGCGCCGGAGAACAGCCCCGGAAGTTCCAACCCGATGATCGTGATGAGCGGAACCAGGCTGGGCCGGATCACATGGGATCTGAGCACCACCCCGCGCGGCAGGCCGCGCAGGATCGCGTACCTCACATGGTCCGCGTCGAGTTCCTTGATGGTGGCTGTGCGTTGGTACCGGGTCCACGAGGCGAGGTGCACCAGGATCAGGACGATTGTCGGAAGAATCAGGTGGCCCGTCAGGTCGCCGACGTGACCCCAGAAACCTTGTACCGGCGGGACCGATTGGTAGCCGACGGTGTAGAAGATCCGGTAGCCGGTGGTTTGGTTGATCCAGATGCCGGCTTGTTTGAGCAGCACGGCCATCCAGAAGCTGGGCAGCGACAGCAAGACGAACGAGCCAAACGTCAAGGTCAGGTCGGGGAGCCTGCCTTGCCGCAGGCCGGAGACCAGGCCGGCTAGGACGGCCAGGATGATCGCGACGATCATCGCGACGATCACCAAACGCAGGGTGACGACCACCCGTTCGCCCAGCTCGGCGCCAATGTCCAAGGTGGGCGAGACGGACTGGCCGAAGTCGCCGGACAGGACGCCCGCAATCCAGTTGAGGTAACGCTGGGGGAGCGGCAGGTCAAGGCCCAGCCGGTGCTCCTCGGCTTTGATGACGGATTCGCTGACGGGCGGATCCTGCTGTTTCATCTCCGCAAGCGGGTCTCCCGCCAGGGACACCAGCAAGAAGATCAGCACGGAAGAGGCGAACAGCACCAGCAGGCTGTTGAGCACACGGACTACGATGCCGCGAACCACGCCGGCCCCTCCCTCCTGTTTGTGAAACGGTTGATTTGCGCTCGCCCGGCGGGGCCGTCACCCGTAGAAGCCCGCCTCGACGGGCCGGATGCGGCCCCAGTGCCACCACGGCACCGAATGGTCGAGTTGGTCCGACCACCCGAAGAACCGCTTCGAGTACGGGTAGTACGTGCCGTACCAGAACAGGGGCACCCATTCCACGTCGCGCGCCCAAACGGCCTGCAGTTCGCGGTAGATCCCGCCCCGCGCCGCCTGGGGGACGGTGGTGCGGCCGGCCTGGTAGAGGCGGTCCGCGTCCCGGTTGTGGTGGCGTCCCAGGTTGGCGCTGCCTCCGCTGGCGTACTTGTTGGCCGTCACCTCCGGATCGGGCGACATGCCGCCGCCGACTATGAACAGGTCGAAGTCGGCATCGGGCGCGCTGAACGTGTTCTTCCAGTCGACCGATGAGAGCCCGACCGGCTGGGCGGCTATCCCGACCTGAGCGAGGGAGGCGCAAACCTCCCTCGCCAAAATGCGGTGGGCGTGGAACATCTGCATGAAGAACACGGACAGGTTCAGGCGGACGCCACCGGCGCCGCGGGTCAGGCCCACTTCGTCGAGGAGGCGATTGGCCAGGCCCGGATCGTGTTCGGGGGCTTTGGCGTCAGGGTTGAAAGCCCAATCGACCGACCGGATCCAGTAGTTGTCCCACGGCTCTGCCACGCCCGGGTCGGCGATTTGGCTAAACCGGGTGCGGTCCACCGCGGCGGCGATTGCGCGCCGCGTCAGGGGGTTGTCCCACAGCGGTTTGCCGTGGTTGAAGTCCAGCAGCGCCATGCCCGGACCGGGCTTGCGGTCCAGCCGGACCAACCCCTCGGATCCCTCCAAGAGACCGAGCCTGTCGAATGTGAGGGTGTCTTGGGGCACGCAATGGGCTTCGCCCCGGCAAACCATCGCCACGCATTCGTCCCGGTCGGGGACAATCCGGATGGTGATGCGGTCGATCTCCGGCTGCGCCCCCCAATGCCCCGGGACGGCCTCCAACTCGATCCGTTCGCCCGGAGTCCATTCGACGAACCGGAACGGCCCCGACCCGATCGGCTTGAGGTTGTGCGGGTTGGTCGCCCAGTCGGTGCCCTGGTACAGGTGCGCCGGGACGATGTGCGTGAAGATGAAGTTCCCCAACTGGGTGAGGAACCCGGCGTTGGGCTCGCGCAGAACGTAGTCGACCGTGTGCCGGCCCACCTCCTCGATCGCGGCGACGGAGGTTAAGAACCTGCCCGCCTCGTATCCCCGGAGGATCGCCTCGGTGTGGCTGTACGCGACGTCGTGGCTGGTCACCGGCTCGCCGTCATGCCACCGCGCCGCCTGGTTGAGGTGGAACCGGAACCGCCGCGCGGCATCGAGCACCTCCCAATGGGTGGCCAAGTCCGGAAAGACGACCGGGTTGTACCACTCGTTGAGGACCACGCGGTTGTAGATGTTGTTGCACACCAGGTAGCCGGCCGAGCCGGTGTAGTTGCGGTAGCAGTCGTTGAATTCGACGGCGTCGATCGGCGTGGCGACCACAAAGTGCCGGGGGTCACCCATTGACCGCTCCCGACTGCGGGACCGGCCGGATGCGCCCCCAATGCCAGAACGGCACCGAGTACTGCAACTGGTCCGCCCAGCCGAAGAACTTGGGGCTGCGGGCGAAGTAGTGGCCGTACCAGTAGCACGGAACGAACGTCACGTCATCGGCCCAAACCCGTTGCAGCTCCCTGAACAGTTGGCCGCGTTGCGCCTGGTCAATGGTGGCCTGGGCCTTTTCGAAGATCTGGTCCACCGCCGGGTTGGCGTACCCGATCCAGTTGCCCACGCTGGTGGACGCGTACCGGGCGGCGAGCACGCCCGGGTCGGGCGCCATGCCGCCGCCGGAGACCACAATGTCGAAGTCGCCGCGTTCGTCCACGATCGCCTTCCAGTCCGGCGAGCGCAGGGCCACCGGCTCGGCTTCGATTCCGATCTCCGCGAGTTGCCTGGCCAGCGGCCGGGCGATGTCGCCGTGCCAGCCGAACGTGTGCATGTAGTAGAGCTTCATCCGGTGCCGGACGCCGTCCGGGCCGCGGGGCACTCCGGCCTGGTCCAGCAGCCGCTCCGCCGCCTCCTTGTCAAAGCCGAGCGCGCTGACCGATTCGTCGTAGGCCCAAGCCACGTTGGGGATCAGGTAGTGGTCCCAGGATTGGGACACGCCCTCGTCGAACAGCTTCTGGTCGAAGGCCCGCCGGTCGGTGGCGTGCGCGATCGCCTGGCGGGCGGCCAGGCGCCCCCAGACGGGGTGGCGATGGTTGAACTCCAGGCGCGCCATGCCAGCGCCGCGTTGGGCGGTGACGTAGAACCGCGACCGGTCAAACCCGTCCAACAAGTGCAGCCGGTCGAATGTGAGCACGTCTTGGACCATGTAGTCCGCGTCGCCGCGGGCGACCATCCGGACCGCCTCGTCCAAGTCCTCGACAACGAGCAACTCGATGCGGTCCACCATGGGGCCCGGCCCCCAGTGGTCTTTGACCGCCTCCATGACCACATTGCCCCCTGGCGTCCACTCCGCGACCCGGAACGGGCCGGAGCCGACCGGATCCTGATTGTGCGGGTTCACGGCCCAATCCGTGCCCTCATACAGGTGGGCCGGCAGCACCAGCGCGGTGATGAAGTTCCCCAGCTTCGTCAAGAAGGAGGCGTCCGGGCGCTTGAGGACGTAGTCGACCGTGTGCCGGTCGACCTCCACGATCTCCTCGACCCCGGCGAAGGACGCGGCCGCCTGGTACCCCTTTGCCACCTGCTCGGTGTGCGTGAAAGCCACGTCGTGCGCGGTGACCGGCACTCCGTCCTGCCACCTGGCCGCGTGGTTCAAGTAGAGCCGGTAGACGCGGCCGCCGTCGATCACCTCCCAGTGCGTCGCCAAGTCCGGGTAGACCACGGGGGAATCCCATTCGTGCAGGACAACCCGGTTGTAGATGTTGGCTGAGACTATGTAGCCGGCCGAGCCGGTCACGTTGCGGTAGGCGTCGTTGAACTCCGTGGTGCCCTGATCGGTCACCACGCGGAAGATGTTCGTCATTGAATCTCGCTCCTGTGTGCGCGCCGCCGCCCGCGCACGGCCCGGCCCGGCCCAGCAAGGCAAGGCTGGCGGGTGGGCGGCGGGCGGCGGCCCAAGGGGGCTGGTCAGGCCAGGAAACCCCAGTTGTTGATGTTCCAGGTCAGGCCGTACTTGCTCATCGAAGGCTCCAGGCCACCGAAATCCTTCGAGTGGATCAGCACGTTGCCGATCGAGTACAGCGGCAGGGCGATCGCCTCGCTGAGCAGCATGTTGTCCATCTCTTGGAGGATGCGCACCTGCTCGGCCGGATCCAGGGCCACATTCCCCTCCGCGACCAACGCGTCGAAAGCGGCCGAGGAGTACCCTGAGCCGTTCCGCGCCTTGCCGGTCCCGTACCACTGGTCCAGGGCCTGAACGCCCAGGTCGGAGGCGGTGGCGGTGATCAGGATGTCGAACTTGCCGGCGAAGCCGTCGGTACCGTAACGGGTGTTGTCCGCCGCGTCGATCGTGGTCTCAATGCCGATCGCCTTGAGTTGGCTGTTGAGGATCTCCGCCATCTGCATGCGCTCCGAGTCGGATGAGTAGGTGAGGATGGTCAACGGCCGCAGGGCCTCGCCGCTGGGCAGGTACAGCTTGCCGTCGGTGATCTTGTAGCCGGCGTCCGTCAGGGCTTTCTTGGCGCCTTCGACGTCGCCTTGGCCCACGCCCAGCGCCTTGGCCGCGTCCACGTACGGGTCGCCGGAGTAGCCGCTGTAGGCCTGGCCCGGCGCGAACGCCAGCGAACCCAGCACCGGGGCCGAAGGGTCGTACTGCTTCGGGATGCGGGTGACGAAGTCCGAGGAGTCGATCGCCTGGGAAACGGCTTTGCGCAGCACCGGGTCGCCCAAGCCGTCGCCGACCGCTTTGAAGATCAGGTGATAGTAGGTCAGGCTGCTGGCGATCTGGACCGAGGACCCCTCAATGGCGTTCGCCTTCTCCACGGTTTCCAGGGACGGGTTCTGGTACACGATTGTGACCTCGCCGTTCTGATAGGCCGTGATCACCTCGCTCGGGGAGGTGATGTAGCGGTAGTGGATGGTGTCCAGGTGGGCGGGGCTGCCGTACCATTTCTCGTTCTTCACCATGGTCAGGGAGATGTCGGCTTGGAAGTCCGAGATGACATACGGGCCGCCGGACACCTTGGGCTGGTTGTTGACGAAGCCGTCGTTGAAGGATGTCGCCAGGTCGCCGTATTCGGCGGCGATGTGCGCCGGCAGCAGCGTGATGAACAAGGTCTTCCACATGGAGAACGGCTTGTCGAACACGGCCGTGACCGTCAGTTTGTCCTCCGATGCCGTCAACGTCAGCGAGTCGTAGCCAGCCGTCCACGCCGCGGTGCAGTCCGCGCACTGGCGCGGGTCCTGCGCCGACCACGTGTACAGGAAGTCGTCCGCGTCGATCGGCTCGCCATCCGACCACACGGCTCCGGGCTTGATCTTGTAAACCACGGTCATTGGGTCTTCGCTGGTCACCTCGGCCGACTCCATCAAGTCGGTGTTGAGCTGCAGCGCGCCGGCGTAGTCGCCGTAGAACACATGGGGGTAGAACGGCCATTGCGCTTGCCGGTTGCCGGTCGTGTCGCCTTGCGCGGTCAGCGGGTTCCAGCTTTTCGGAGTTGAGATGAACCCCGCGAAGACGGCTTCGCCGCCGTCTTTGACGCTGGCCGGAGACTCCTCGTCGCTGGCTCCGGCCGAGGCCGTGGACTTGCCGGTCGGGGTTTCCTCAAGGGGAGCGCAACCAACCGTGGGGATCAACAGGGATAGGGCGAGCGCGCCGATTGCCAGCGCCTCACCTTTGCGGTGCTGCTTCATTTCAGTTCTTCCTCTGCCTTCGGGAGATGGCACTGTTCGGCGGGTGACCGACAGAGCCGGGTCAGGGGCGCCCAGGCCGCTGATCCCGCGAAGAGCAGGACGGACAGCGCGGCGCAAGGTGCTGGCCAGTATTTCCCACGGCCCGCTTCACTGTCAAGGCGCTGGTCAACCCGTGCGGGACGCCCCGGATCCCAGACCAGAGCCCGCCGCCCGCAGGGTCGTTTGGTCTTGGAGAGCAGGCCGTCCCGGCGGCATTCCCAACCACGCCGGCCGGGCGGCCAACCCAGGCGGCCGTCCCGGCCCCTGCCACCCGCCGGTTCGGACGTCAACGGTCAACGCCGGGGGCCCGCGGCGGGAGCGTTACTGGATCACGGCATCGACCAAATCTTTGGCGGCGGCCTGCACCTGGGCGAGGTGGTCCTGCGAGACGAACGACTCGGCGTAGATCTTGTAAACGTCCTCGGTGCCGGACGGCCGGGCGGCGAACCAGGCACAGTCGGTGGTGACCTTGAGGCCGCCGATCGGCACCCCGTTGCCGGGCGCTTTGACGAGGCGCGCGGTGATCGGGTCGCCCGCCAACTCGGTGTCCGCCACCTGGGAGGGATCCAGCGCCCCGAGCGCGGCCTTCTGCTCGCGGCTGGCCGGGGCGTCGACGCGCGCGTACCAACTGCGGCCGAACACCTCCGCCAACTCCTCGTAGACCTGCGACGGGGTGCGCCCGCCGACGGCCAGGATCTCGCTGGCCAGCAGCGCCAGGATCAGGCCGTCCTTGTCGGTGGTCCAGACCCGTCCGTTCAGGCGCAGGAAAGACGCGCCCGCTGACTCCTCGCCGCCGAACGCGACCGATCCGTTCAGCAGCCCCGGCACGAACCACTTGAAGCCGACCGGGACCTCCATCAAGGCGCGGCCCTCGTTGTCCGCCACGCGGTCTATCAGGGAGGAGGACACAACGGTCTTGCCGACCGCCGCGTCTTCCGGCCAGTTCGGCCGGTTGCCGGAGAACAGGTACGCCACGCAGGCGGCCAGGTAGTGGTTCGGGTTCATCAGCCCGCCGTCGGGGGTCACGATGCCGTGGCGGTCGGAATCGGCGTCGTTGCCCGTCGCGATGTCGTACGGCGGGCGCCCGTCGGGTCCGGGATGGTCCAACAGCGAGCGCAGAGAGGCCATCGCGTAGGGCGAGGACGGGTCCATGCGGATCTTGCCGTCCCAGTCGAGCGTCATGAAACGCCAGGTCGGGTCGACTGATTCGTTGACCACGGTCAGGTCCAGGCCGTAGCGTTCGCCGATCGCCCCCCAGTAGTCCACGGAGGCACCGCCCAGCGGGTCGGCGCCTATCCTGACGCCCGCGTGGCGGATCGCGTCCAGGTTCACCACGTTGGCCAGGTCCTCGACGTATATCGACATGAAGTCATACGGCCTGGTCGAGTCGAGCGCCAGGGCTTTGACCACGGACACGCGCGGCACCGCCGCGACCTCGCCCTCTTCGAGGATCTGGTTGGCGCGCCGGGCGATCCACCCGGTCGCGTCCGTGTCCGCCGGGCCGCCGTTGGGCGGGTTGTACTTGAATCCGCCGTCGCGCGGCGGATTGTGCGAAGGGGTGATGACAATCCCGTCCGCCAGGCCCGCGCCCTTGGTCCGCAGGCCGCCTGCGGACGTGGAGCCGTTGGCGACCAGGATCGCGTGGGAGAGGGCGGGGGTGGGGGTGTAGGAGTCGCGCGCGTCGATCCGCAATTCCACGCCGGCCGCGCCCAGCACCTCGACCGCCGTCCGCCAGGCCGGCAGCGAGAGGGCGTGCGTGTCCCGCCCCAGGAACAGCGGCCCGTCAATCCCCTGGCCACGCCGGTATTCGACAATCGCCTGCGTGATGGCGATGATGTGGAATTCGTTGAAGGCCCCGTCAAGCGAAGACCCGCGGTGCCCGGAAGTCCCGAACGCCACCCGCTGCGCGGGATTGGACAGGTCGGGTTTGATGTCGTAATAGGCGTCTTCGAGCGCCTTGAGTTCAATCAGGTCGGAGGGTTCGGCCAGCTGGCCCGCTCTTGGATGCATGATCCGATCTTCCCACCCGCACGCCCTTCGCGCCGACAGCCCGCAAACCGTCTTGGCGAAATGTGACGAACAACACACTTTTTGCCGGAACTTTCCCCTGGCCGGGTTCGTTTTAATGTACAGAAGGTCCTGCTTTAGCTGATGCGCGTGCTCTGGGGCGAAGTCGGTATGCGCCGCAAGCAGGACCTTCTCCATCCCACCGGGCCCGGCGGGCCGGGTTTCATGTCACCGTGACCCAGGCCGCCGGGCCCGGTTGCGTTTCCCGTCCAGCCTCCCGGCCGGAGCCTTTTCCAATTAGGCTGGCCGTGATGAAACAAACCCCCTCGGCCGTGGCTCAGGATTACCTCAAAGTCATTTGGTCGATCCGCGAGTGGAACGCCCGCGAGCCCGTCACCACCAGTTTGTTGGCCGCGCGTTTGGGGGTGTCCGCCTCGACCGCTTCCGAAGCCGTCAAGCGCCTGGTCGAACGGGGCCTGGTCCGCCACGCCCCCTACGCCGCCATCGAGCTCACAGAGGAAGGGGAACGCCTCGCGTTGGCCATGGTGCGCCGCCACCGGTTGCTCGAGTCGTTCCTGGTCAGCCATTTGGGTTTCGGCTGGGACGAGGCGCACGATGACGCCGAGGTGCTTGAGCACGCCGCCTCAGACCGCTTCGTGGACGCCTTGGACCGCCTGCTTGGGCACCCGGAGCGGGACCCGCACGGCGACCCGATCCCGACCGTGGATGGCGTGATTGCGCACCCGCCCGCGCAGCCGTTGGCCGCGGTGGCGGCCCCCGCCGAGGTCTTCGTGGAACGGATTTCCGATGCCGACCCGGCCATGCTCCGCTATTTCGCCTCGGTGGGACTGGTCCCCGACGCCGCCATCACGGTGGTGGAGCGGCGCGACTTCGCCGGGGTCCTGACCATCCGGATAGCCGCCACCGGCGAGGCGGTCGAGTTGGGCGACATAGCGGCCCAGGCGGTCTGGGTCGGTTCCCGCCGCTGACCCCGAATTGGGGACGGTACCTATTTTCGGCGAGCCGGAAATAGGTACCGTCCCCAATTCCGCTCCCGCTACAGCTTGTGCTTCAGCAAATAGGCTGGTGAGACGGCCTTGCAGACCAGGCGGCCGTCTAGTTCCGCGAAGTAACGGTAGCCGGAGTGGCGCCAGACAACGCCCTCCGCCAGGACCTCGGGGTTGACGATCGACTTGAGGCCGTCGGCCAGGGCCAGCGCCTGGTGGCCGTCGGTTGGGAATCCCAGCCCCAGCATGGGCGGCGCCAGTTCCAATTCAGCTTCGCGGGCGCTGGCGGAGACCTGGTCGAAGCAGTCTTCGGCCAAGCCGTCCTCCGGCCGCCGCCAGGCGGCGAACAGCGCGAGGCGCTGGCCTTTGGCGCGCAACCGGTTGCCGTTGACGCCTTCCCCGTACATCTCTCCCTGGAGGGCGTCCACTTTGTTGTCGCGCATCCAGTTGGCCAGGGCCAATTCGCGGGCCAACCGGACCGGCGTGGCGTCCGGGTTCGACGTGTCCAATTCCCAGTTGCGGGAATAGACGCGCAGGCGGCCGTCCTTTTCCAGGACGTAGGTCAGCGAGGTGCCGTCGATCTTTTCCGACGCGGACCACAGGCCGTCATCTGCGGCGGCGAACCATTCGTCGGGGAGGTTTTGCACCCGTTCCGCGTCGGTCTTGCGGAGCCAGCGCTGGTCCCACGGGCCCACCATGCCCGCGCCGACCGGCGGCATGGGCGGCTCCCACAGTTTGATCCCGAGTTGTTCGTCCAGGCTGCGGCCGTCTTCGGTCGAGACGTCGGGGAACTCGGCGGCCGGGAAGACAATCCCCTGGGATAGCTGCCCGCGCAGCCGAGCAGTCTTCAGCACGTGGTATTTCTGCTCGTCAATGGTCTTTTCCCCGCGCTGCGCCAGGAACGCGAAGCGCGGGTCTTGGAGTGGGAGGGCAGCGTCCGGCTCCACATACAGGACCGGATCGCCGTCATGAAACTCTCCTTTGCGGACCACCACATCCCAGCTTCGCACCGACCCCACCTCGATGGCGTCCGCGTCCGGGATGGGCCGCAGGTCGTGAATAGTCGCCAAACTGGCCAACTGCCGTGTCGAGTCAAGCATTGGTCTACCCTAACCGCCTCGGCCCCTGCGCCCACGGTGCGCGCCGCGAATCTCCAGTACCGCCCGGCGCCCGCCAGGCCCCGCGCCAGGTCGTCCCGCCGTCTGACGGGCATGTCGGTTGTCTGGTCCTCGAAGCGCGCCATGGGCTCTCCTCCGCAGTCCGGGACATGCCCTATCCCAGACCACGCCGCAGACAGGCCCAAACGCCAAGACGACACAAGTTGGAGACTCACAC
The nucleotide sequence above comes from Bifidobacteriaceae bacterium. Encoded proteins:
- a CDS encoding dipeptide/oligopeptide/nickel ABC transporter permease/ATP-binding protein gives rise to the protein MSDTPSVRAASDQRSMSSWAVARRRFLRNPVAIIALAVVLAMVLAALLGPLWKYGYADITPDPNQPPSPVHPFGTDVLGHDMLALVLRGLRQSLSIAFMVAIPATILGVVGGMVAGFRGGAVDNVIMRIVDLILTIPSMALASFLGSRLSGVGVSTLTLSLVLAALLWTSMARLVRGVSTAVRNELYVDAAILMGSSNLRILVRHVLPNVLDQVIVSVTLLIGTAVLAESGLSFLGFGIRAPDTSLGLLVSNAKDSAMTRPWMFYFPGLAIIVFVLAINFLGESIRQALNPHRATNNYLRKRAGRARGAGRAPAKAAAAAPVVPAVSVERSAASKSAGEAGGVGDAVGAGGAGGPVLEIDHLRVEFPHEGVVAVDDLSLKLEPGEVVALVGESGSGKTVTVSSVVGLLPAGAEVSGRITFDGQVLGGLDYAGWQTVRGRKISIILQDPMTSLNPVLTVFHHFKETMQALSPAKLRDQQIKERAVDVLNRVGIGNPEQRLYQYPHELSGGMRQRVVIGLAIVAEPKLIIADEPTTALDVTVQARVLDTLEEAREFVGAAMIFITHDLALVAGLVDRVIVMKDGLVVEVGDTDALFSNPRHPYTRSLLEKIPRLPRSVAE
- a CDS encoding ABC transporter permease, translated to MVRGIVVRVLNSLLVLFASSVLIFLLVSLAGDPLAEMKQQDPPVSESVIKAEEHRLGLDLPLPQRYLNWIAGVLSGDFGQSVSPTLDIGAELGERVVVTLRLVIVAMIVAIILAVLAGLVSGLRQGRLPDLTLTFGSFVLLSLPSFWMAVLLKQAGIWINQTTGYRIFYTVGYQSVPPVQGFWGHVGDLTGHLILPTIVLILVHLASWTRYQRTATIKELDADHVRYAILRGLPRGVVLRSHVIRPSLVPLITIIGLELPGLFSGAIITETVFQWNGMGALLLDALRRSDVNTVLGWLMVSASAVVLFNLLTDIAYRFLDPRMRRSGHV
- a CDS encoding ABC transporter substrate-binding protein; translation: MGDPRHFVVATPIDAVEFNDCYRNYTGSAGYLVCNNIYNRVVLNEWYNPVVFPDLATHWEVLDAARRFRFHLNQAARWHDGEPVTSHDVAYSHTEAILRGYEAGRFLTSVAAIEEVGRHTVDYVLREPNAGFLTQLGNFIFTHIVPAHLYQGTDWATNPHNLKPIGSGPFRFVEWTPGERIELEAVPGHWGAQPEIDRITIRIVPDRDECVAMVCRGEAHCVPQDTLTFDRLGLLEGSEGLVRLDRKPGPGMALLDFNHGKPLWDNPLTRRAIAAAVDRTRFSQIADPGVAEPWDNYWIRSVDWAFNPDAKAPEHDPGLANRLLDEVGLTRGAGGVRLNLSVFFMQMFHAHRILAREVCASLAQVGIAAQPVGLSSVDWKNTFSAPDADFDLFIVGGGMSPDPEVTANKYASGGSANLGRHHNRDADRLYQAGRTTVPQAARGGIYRELQAVWARDVEWVPLFWYGTYYPYSKRFFGWSDQLDHSVPWWHWGRIRPVEAGFYG
- a CDS encoding ABC transporter substrate-binding protein, which codes for MTNIFRVVTDQGTTEFNDAYRNVTGSAGYIVSANIYNRVVLHEWDSPVVYPDLATHWEVIDGGRVYRLYLNHAARWQDGVPVTAHDVAFTHTEQVAKGYQAAASFAGVEEIVEVDRHTVDYVLKRPDASFLTKLGNFITALVLPAHLYEGTDWAVNPHNQDPVGSGPFRVAEWTPGGNVVMEAVKDHWGPGPMVDRIELLVVEDLDEAVRMVARGDADYMVQDVLTFDRLHLLDGFDRSRFYVTAQRGAGMARLEFNHRHPVWGRLAARQAIAHATDRRAFDQKLFDEGVSQSWDHYLIPNVAWAYDESVSALGFDKEAAERLLDQAGVPRGPDGVRHRMKLYYMHTFGWHGDIARPLARQLAEIGIEAEPVALRSPDWKAIVDERGDFDIVVSGGGMAPDPGVLAARYASTSVGNWIGYANPAVDQIFEKAQATIDQAQRGQLFRELQRVWADDVTFVPCYWYGHYFARSPKFFGWADQLQYSVPFWHWGRIRPVPQSGAVNG
- a CDS encoding ABC transporter family substrate-binding protein; protein product: MKQHRKGEALAIGALALSLLIPTVGCAPLEETPTGKSTASAGASDEESPASVKDGGEAVFAGFISTPKSWNPLTAQGDTTGNRQAQWPFYPHVFYGDYAGALQLNTDLMESAEVTSEDPMTVVYKIKPGAVWSDGEPIDADDFLYTWSAQDPRQCADCTAAWTAGYDSLTLTASEDKLTVTAVFDKPFSMWKTLFITLLPAHIAAEYGDLATSFNDGFVNNQPKVSGGPYVISDFQADISLTMVKNEKWYGSPAHLDTIHYRYITSPSEVITAYQNGEVTIVYQNPSLETVEKANAIEGSSVQIASSLTYYHLIFKAVGDGLGDPVLRKAVSQAIDSSDFVTRIPKQYDPSAPVLGSLAFAPGQAYSGYSGDPYVDAAKALGVGQGDVEGAKKALTDAGYKITDGKLYLPSGEALRPLTILTYSSDSERMQMAEILNSQLKAIGIETTIDAADNTRYGTDGFAGKFDILITATASDLGVQALDQWYGTGKARNGSGYSSAAFDALVAEGNVALDPAEQVRILQEMDNMLLSEAIALPLYSIGNVLIHSKDFGGLEPSMSKYGLTWNINNWGFLA
- the pgm gene encoding phosphoglucomutase (alpha-D-glucose-1,6-bisphosphate-dependent); the encoded protein is MMHPRAGQLAEPSDLIELKALEDAYYDIKPDLSNPAQRVAFGTSGHRGSSLDGAFNEFHIIAITQAIVEYRRGQGIDGPLFLGRDTHALSLPAWRTAVEVLGAAGVELRIDARDSYTPTPALSHAILVANGSTSAGGLRTKGAGLADGIVITPSHNPPRDGGFKYNPPNGGPADTDATGWIARRANQILEEGEVAAVPRVSVVKALALDSTRPYDFMSIYVEDLANVVNLDAIRHAGVRIGADPLGGASVDYWGAIGERYGLDLTVVNESVDPTWRFMTLDWDGKIRMDPSSPYAMASLRSLLDHPGPDGRPPYDIATGNDADSDRHGIVTPDGGLMNPNHYLAACVAYLFSGNRPNWPEDAAVGKTVVSSSLIDRVADNEGRALMEVPVGFKWFVPGLLNGSVAFGGEESAGASFLRLNGRVWTTDKDGLILALLASEILAVGGRTPSQVYEELAEVFGRSWYARVDAPASREQKAALGALDPSQVADTELAGDPITARLVKAPGNGVPIGGLKVTTDCAWFAARPSGTEDVYKIYAESFVSQDHLAQVQAAAKDLVDAVIQ
- a CDS encoding metal-dependent transcriptional regulator, with protein sequence MKQTPSAVAQDYLKVIWSIREWNAREPVTTSLLAARLGVSASTASEAVKRLVERGLVRHAPYAAIELTEEGERLALAMVRRHRLLESFLVSHLGFGWDEAHDDAEVLEHAASDRFVDALDRLLGHPERDPHGDPIPTVDGVIAHPPAQPLAAVAAPAEVFVERISDADPAMLRYFASVGLVPDAAITVVERRDFAGVLTIRIAATGEAVELGDIAAQAVWVGSRR